Proteins from a single region of Dictyostelium discoideum AX4 chromosome 5 chromosome, whole genome shotgun sequence:
- a CDS encoding methyltransferase type 11 domain-containing protein, which yields MTSEKPKEFQDKFGTVGKSYKTFRPTYTEELYSIIDSYCDSKRDLAIDCGCGSGQATVKLAKYFKKVIGFEPSQGQIENAVKTENVDFRLSPAEKIDLPSGSVDLITVATAVHWFDLPVFYQEAKRLLRDNGSLILFTTGFIQILNNDEAQKINDNFRSGTLGDYWAPIVKYVIDGYVDIKPPFENVERKTISLPKLMSVNDVIGIYSSWSGYASFIKAGNNDVLPGVKENLMSAFKTTDPNAEIVETNFPVYMVLSKK from the exons atgaCATCTGAAAAGCCAAAAGAATTCCAAGATAAATTTGGAACTGTAGGAAAATCTTATAAAACCTTTAGACCAACTTACACTGAAGAActttattcaattattgatTCTTATTGTGACTCAAAAAGAGATCTTGCAATTGATTGTGGATGTGGATCAGGCCAAGCAACTGTCAAATTAGCcaaatactttaaaaaaGTCAttg GATTTGAACCATCACAAGGtcaaattgaaaatgcaGTAAAAACAGAAAATGTAGATTTTAGATTATCTCCAGctgaaaaaattgatttaccaAGTGGTTCAGTTGATTTAATTACTGTAGCAACTGCAGTTCATTGGTTTGATTTACCAGTATTTTATCAAGAAGCAAAAAGATTGCTTAGAGATAATGGATCTTTGATCCTCTTTACAACTGGTTTCATCCAAATTCTTAACAATGATGAAgctcaaaaaattaatgataac tttcgTTCTGGAACTCTTGGAGATTATTGGGCACCAATAGTAAAGTATGTTATTGATGGTTATGTTGATATTAAACCaccatttgaaaatgttgaaagaaaaacaatttcattaccaaaattaatGTCAGTAAATGATGTGATTGGTATTTATTCATCATGGTCAGGTTATGCATCATTCATTAAAGCTGGAAACAATGATGTTTTACCAGGAGTAAAAGAAAACTTAATGAGTGCTTTCAAAACAACTGATCCTAATGCAGAAATTGTTGAAACTAATTTCCCAGTTTACATGGTTttatctaaaaaataa
- a CDS encoding UPF0663 family protein yields MGTGSSREQHLNSFNTLQKETVPFSSDLWKTILSQNLEDDSLYLENLKKLKNERPENLATFIKKLVNQLVLVKGLQRETNTPGDFQLTSISLSYLSRILPIVFESGDDFADKVFWLNEGIEPLSHPSAKISTPPSITTTKTTEIIEEQEKKDQENKQVEENKENEEKKDEEKKDEEKKDEEKKDEDKKENKTTTTTTTTNTTNNTNNNNNSDESSFDTTPLAVKLMDSLLDLLFFPGFTVTESLGLKSPKEASPDAIPVLFSWAGGFGVDSVPTVHNKQFWINRLSVLQCLITCLSEQLYVPQDSVSTFKSKWLDWITHTQEYYTEALLFSLINTFATFDPIGWGIPYNHLMYSDDHEICSKLSIQILNVLLTYDPIENNDQQPQQQHHHHQQQHHQQQQQQQQSTIECRNKFIQYIKTLKRVRDFKFFFNAFERIMNVPLIASHTKLPNSTKKIELHQDLTYTMWLFLSYNHDFLRSIVNYENSPEFLIPLLQYMDEGRKSQTTHGIVQIGTFILLLLSGERDFSISLNKPFVGRIHIDIQQPQVYSDFVITVMYRLLVDTPDRLESIYECVLTILSNLSPYMKNLSMVTCVKLMKLFEYLSTPRFLFATNHNYRYVGFLLESLNNLLQHQYESNTRLIYAILRCQNQFSKLAYLKISPVTPSKPMEQITQPSPISTSEEAFGKLNKLSISEEPSTLSNEKSDKTTDGGDHQDESISKSKVQSKPTTEHPNSTGATPSSTNSGTPTIKAFSSTTPNQESPKLGGDGIDSQSSTPNKQQLPPPPPQQTKKTQMVSHFMPTDEWLQDIKKQLPLDNILKVITHLSPQIQGLCTGSGSDEQKIMDYLKMSTIVGIFHNPGPIMTRRYHSNAITKSWFIAYMWCIIYLENHSPPLFLHTNIKLFQVKQ; encoded by the exons atgggaacAGGTTCATCAAGAGAACAAcatttaaatagttttaatacATTACAAAAAGAAACTGTACCATTTTCATCAGATTTGTGGAAAACAATTCTTTCACAAAATCTTGAAGATGATTCTTTGTatcttgaaaatttaaaaaaattaaaaaatgaaagacCTGAGAATCTAGCaacttttataaaaaaa ttaGTAAATCAATTAGTATTAGTAAAAGGTTTACAAAGAGAAACTAATACACCTGGTGATTTTCAATTAACTTCTATATCATTATCTTACTTATCAAGAATTTTACCAATTGTATTCGAAAGTGGAGATGATTTCGCTGATAAAGTCTTTTGGTTAAATGAAGGTATTGAACCATTATCACATCCATCTGCAAAAATCTCAACCCCTCCttcaataacaacaacaaaaaccacTGAAATAATAGAagaacaagaaaaaaaagatcaagaaAATAAACAAGTTGAAGAGAAcaaagaaaatgaagaaaaaaaagatgaagaaaaaaaagatgaagaaaaaaaagatgaagaaaaaaaagatgaagataaaaaagaaaataaaacaacaactaccacaaccacaaccaatactactaataatacaaataataataataattctgatGAATCATCATTTGATACAACACCGTTGGCAGTTAAATTAATGGATAGtttattagatttattatttttcccAGGATTTACAGTTACTGAATCATTAGGTTTAAAGTCTCCAAAGGAAGCATCACCAGATGCAATACCAGTATTATTTAGTTGGGCCGGTGGATTTGGTGTTGATAGTGTCCCAACCGTtcataataaacaattttgGATAAATCGTTTATCAGTATTACAATGTTTAATCACTTGTTTATCTGAACAATTGTACGTACCACAAGATTCTGTTTCAACATTCAAAAGTAAATGGTTAGATTGGATAACTCATACTCAAGAATATTATACTGAAGCATTGTTATTCTCTTTAATCAATACATTTGCAACATTTGATCCAATAGGTTGGGGTATTCCATACAATCACTTAATGTATTCAGATGATCATGAAATTtgttcaaaattatcaattcaaattttaaatgtacTTTTAACATATGatccaattgaaaataatgatcaacaaccacaacaacagcatcatcatcatcaacaacaacatcatcaacaacaacaacaacaacaacaatcaacaattgaatgtagaaataaatttattcaatatATAAAAACATTGAAAAGAGTTAgagattttaaattcttttttaatgcATTTGAAAGAATTATGAATGTTCCATTAATTGCAAGTCATacaaaattaccaaattcaactaaaaaaatagaacTTCATCAAGATTTAACCTATACAATGTGGTTATTCCTTTCATATAATCAT GATTTTTTAAGATCAATTGTTAATTATGAAAATTCACCAGAATTtttaataccattattacAATATATGGATGAAGGTAGAAAAAGTCAAACAACACATGGTATAGTTCAAATTGgtacatttattttattacttttaagTGGTGAAAGAGATTTCTCAATATCATTGAATAAGCCATTCGTTGGTCGTATTCATATTGATATTCAACAACCTCAAGTTTATTCAGATTTTGTTATCACTGTTATGTATAGATTATTGGTCGATACACCAGATCGTTTAGAGAGTATATATGAATGTGTTTTAACGATCCTTTCAAATCTATCACCCTACATGAAGAATCTTTCAATGGTAACTTGTGTCAAATTGATGAAACTCTTTGAATATCTATCAACTCCAAGATTCTTATTCGCAACAAATCATAACTATCGTTATGTTGGCTTCTTATTGGAATCATTGAATAATCTATTACAACATCAATATGAAAGTAACACTCGTTTAATCTATGCAATTCTTAGATGCCAAAATCAATTCTCAAAATTGGCTTACCTTAAAATTAGTCCTGTAACCCCTTCAAAACCAATGGAGCAAATCACTCAACCATCACCAATTTCAACCAGTGAAGAAGCATttggtaaattaaataaactttCAATTTCTGAAGAACCATcaacattatcaaatgaaaaatctGATAAAACTACTGATGGTGGTGATCATCAAgatgaatcaatttcaaagtCAAAGGTTCAAAGTAAACCAACTACTGAACATCCAAATAGTACTGGTGCAACACCATCCTCAACAAATTCAGGAACACCAACTATCAAAGCTTTTTCAAGTACAACACCAAATCAAGAATCACCAAAATTGGGTGGTGATGGTATAGACTCTCAATCATCCACTccaaataaacaacaactacctccaccaccaccacaacaaacaAAGAAAACCCAAATGGTATCTCATTTCATGCCAACTGATGAATGGTTacaagatattaaaaaacaattaccaTTAGATAATATCTTAAAAGTTATAACTCATTTATCACCACAAATTCAAGGTTTATGCACTGGTTC ggGATCTGACGAACAAAAAATCATGGACTACTTGAAAATGTCAACAATTGTTGGCATTTTCCATAACCCAGGTCCAATAATGACTCGTCGTTATCATTCAAATGCTATTACAAAATCTTGGTTCATTGCATACATGTGGTGTATCATTTATTTAGAAAATCATTCACCTCCATTATTCCTTCacacaaatattaaattattccaagttaaacaataa
- a CDS encoding CMP/dCMP deaminase, zinc-binding domain-containing protein, producing MNKYLVLFFATLCLVGKVLSCENGMNPYYSTPEQVPVPLTAVTGDELSYHQGYMQQVIDFAKEKGALFVASIVHKNGTQIVIDMNLGRQMKDLTQHAEIVVIQKANALYGISNFSDYTLYTTGESCLMCQGAILYSGFSKVVYGTSIKTLYCDKCMSQVPIDSTFLTAYGYGLGDGWNRPTIIGGVLSNITDNQVFKNYCNMTTSIFKVHPLCVDPNNSSSSLTFSFLTLLILITYLFI from the exons atgaacaaatatttagttttattcTTTGCAACCTTATGCTTGGTTGGTAAAGTTTTATCATGCGAAAATGGAATGAACCCATATTACTCAACACCAGAACAAGTACCA gTACCACTAACAGCTGTTACAGGAGATGAATTATCATATCACCAAGGTTATATGCAACAAGTTATTGATTTTGCAAAAGAAAAGGGAGCATTATTTGTAGCATCAATCGTTCATAAGAATGGTACACAAATTGTTATCGATATGAATTTAGGAAGACAAATGAAAGATTTAACACAACATGCAGAGATTGTTGTAATTCAAAAGGCAAATGCATTATATGGTATTAGCAATTTCTCAGATTATACACTTTACACAACTGGTGAATCATGTTTAATGTGTCAAGGTGCAATTCTTTATTCAGGATTTTCAAAGGTTGTTTATGGTACATCAATTAAAACACTCTATTGTGATAAATGCATGAGTCAAGTTCCAATCGATTCAACTTTCCTCACTGCCTATGGTTATGGTTTAGGTGATGGTTGGAATAGACCAACTATCATTGGTGGAGTATTAAGCAACATTACCGATAATCAAGTTTTCAAAAACTATTGTAATATGACAACTTCAATCTTTAAAGTTCATCCACTTTGTGTTGATCCAAAtaattcttcttcatctttaacttttagttttttaactttattaattttaatcacttatttattcatttaa
- the arrH gene encoding ADP-ribosylation factor-related, which produces MLSDFFNNLASFFSNIFSLFEGKKQTRILMIGLDGAGKSTLLYKLKLGDIVSTVPTIGFNVETIEYKNLSMTVWDVGGQYKIRALWKHYYHGTNAIIFVVDSTDRERMDEVKEEIDTLLIQEELKGIQILIFANKQDMNNAMNTSEIVDSLNLNSIKDRKWYVQPCSAIKSPHGIYEGFDWVANSLNNK; this is translated from the coding sequence atgttatcAGATTTTTTCAACAATTTAGCATCATTTTTTAGTAACATATTCTCATTATTTGAAggtaaaaaacaaacaagaATATTAATGATTGGACTTGATGGTGCAGGTAAATCAACacttttatataaattaaaattgggtGATATTGTTTCAACCGTTCCAACGATTGGATTCAATGTTGAAACCattgaatataaaaatttatcaatgaCAGTTTGGGATGTAGGTGGTCAATATAAAATCCGTGCCTTATGGAAACACTATTACCATGGTACAAACGCAATCATCTTTGTAGTAGATAGTACAGATCGTGAAAGAATGGATGAAGTTAAAGAAGAAATTGACACTCTTTTAATTcaagaagaattaaaaggtatacaaatattaatatttgcaAATAAACAAGATATGAATAATGCAATGAATACATCAGAAATTGTAGactctttaaatttaaattcaattaaagataGAAAATGGTATGTTCAACCATGCAGTGCTATTAAATCACCACATGGCATCTATGAAGGATTTGATTGGGTTGCAAATTCactcaataataaataa